A portion of the Gemmatimonas sp. genome contains these proteins:
- the kdsB gene encoding 3-deoxy-manno-octulosonate cytidylyltransferase: MAVLAVIPARLGATRLPRKPLRLLGGEPLVVRVHQRVEALQVADRVVVATDHPDIAAVCAAHGIHAVMTRADHPSGTDRVAEVASRPEFSTWQVVLNVQGDEPFVSREALEGAVGIVASGRAPIGTAAVSVAASAQQRADVVKVVCTESGRALYFSRAPIPFLRDASDEPILAPLVRQHVGVYAYTREALRQWVTLAPHPLELVERLEQLRPLAHDIPIGVAHVPFAEGGIDTEDDLLRANRRWSEPTLRVAP, encoded by the coding sequence ATGGCTGTCCTCGCGGTGATTCCGGCGCGCCTTGGCGCGACCCGGCTCCCCCGCAAACCGCTTCGCCTCCTGGGAGGCGAACCACTCGTCGTCCGGGTGCACCAGCGTGTCGAAGCCTTGCAGGTGGCGGACCGCGTGGTGGTGGCAACCGACCACCCGGACATTGCCGCCGTCTGCGCCGCCCATGGCATTCACGCAGTGATGACGCGAGCGGACCACCCGAGCGGCACGGATCGCGTGGCCGAGGTGGCGTCGCGTCCCGAGTTCTCGACCTGGCAGGTCGTGCTCAATGTACAGGGGGACGAGCCATTTGTGTCACGCGAGGCGCTCGAAGGAGCCGTCGGGATCGTCGCCAGCGGCCGCGCGCCCATCGGGACGGCAGCGGTCTCCGTGGCGGCTTCCGCACAGCAGCGTGCCGACGTGGTGAAGGTCGTGTGCACCGAGAGCGGTCGGGCCCTCTATTTTTCACGGGCACCCATTCCGTTTCTGCGTGACGCGTCTGACGAGCCGATCCTGGCGCCGCTCGTTCGCCAGCACGTGGGGGTGTACGCCTATACCCGCGAAGCGCTGCGGCAGTGGGTAACGTTGGCGCCGCATCCGCTCGAGCTCGTCGAGCGGCTGGAGCAGCTGCGGCCACTCGCGCACGATATCCCGATCGGCGTAGCACACGTGCCCTTCGCAGAGGGCGGCATCGACACCGAAGACGATTTGCTCCGCGCGAATCGGCGCTGGTCGGAGCCCACGCTCCGTGTCGCGCCATAG
- a CDS encoding TerC family protein: MPTSWWIGFNVMVLFLLALDLGVFNRKAHAVSVKEALGWSALWVSLAIGFGLWIGQSMGRQSMLEFYAGYLVEQALSVDNLFVFILIFGYFRVPQELQHRVLFWGILGALLMRGAMIGAGAILLAQFHWIIYLFGAFLVYTGFKMAFGGGSDIEPEQNPVIRMVRRFVPLTTKFHGEQFFVREAIEPGGALRRVATPLFVVLVLVETTDVVFAVDSIPAIFGVTRNPFLVYTSNVFAILGLRSLYFVLANIIGKFHLLKYGLSVVLAFVGVKMLLSEVRPIGIGVSLGVVAGVLVGSVLLSLVIPPRKESKADD, encoded by the coding sequence ATGCCCACGTCTTGGTGGATCGGCTTCAACGTCATGGTGCTGTTCCTGTTGGCCCTCGATCTCGGGGTGTTCAACCGGAAGGCGCACGCGGTTTCGGTCAAGGAAGCGCTCGGCTGGAGCGCCCTCTGGGTGTCGCTGGCGATCGGGTTCGGCCTCTGGATCGGGCAGTCCATGGGACGCCAATCCATGCTCGAGTTCTATGCCGGCTATCTGGTGGAACAGGCATTGTCCGTCGACAACCTGTTCGTCTTCATCCTGATCTTCGGCTACTTCCGCGTTCCGCAGGAACTCCAGCACCGGGTGCTCTTCTGGGGCATTCTTGGCGCGCTGCTCATGCGTGGCGCCATGATCGGCGCGGGCGCCATCCTGCTCGCGCAATTCCATTGGATCATCTACCTGTTCGGCGCCTTTCTCGTCTACACCGGCTTCAAGATGGCCTTCGGTGGGGGGAGCGACATCGAGCCGGAGCAGAACCCCGTCATTCGGATGGTGCGCCGGTTCGTTCCCCTCACCACCAAGTTCCACGGCGAGCAGTTCTTCGTACGGGAGGCGATCGAGCCGGGGGGAGCGCTACGCCGCGTCGCCACGCCCCTCTTCGTCGTGCTCGTGCTCGTGGAGACCACCGACGTGGTGTTCGCTGTCGACTCCATTCCTGCCATTTTCGGCGTGACGCGCAACCCGTTCCTCGTGTACACGTCGAACGTGTTCGCCATCCTCGGGCTCCGATCGCTCTATTTCGTGCTCGCCAACATCATCGGCAAGTTCCACCTGCTCAAGTACGGCTTGTCGGTCGTGCTGGCATTCGTGGGGGTGAAGATGCTGCTCAGTGAAGTGCGCCCCATCGGCATCGGGGTGTCGCTGGGTGTGGTGGCCGGTGTCCTGGTGGGGAGCGTGCTGCTGTCGCTGGTGATTCCGCCGCGCAAGGAAAGCAAAGCGGACGACTGA